Proteins found in one Lysinibacillus fusiformis genomic segment:
- a CDS encoding C40 family peptidase — MKKRWLLPVFASFVIFSGIGMNDAEAASVTDLTSTAKDYIGAPYKYGGNDINTGVDCSAYTKFIFSKLGISLERTSKDQYQQGTSVSKDSLKAGDLVFFNTSGNGISHVGIYIENGNFISATPSSGVRIDKLNDPYYWGSRYIGAKRIANFTTNEIAQAEVKGEEIDFSIYASRGAVAIQLAKALALDTSDTNSSFPDVKSSSEQAGAIVALKKLGIFNGDSNGKFNPNSPITRGQLAKVLVEAFDLEQQGEPKNFTDVTSTHWAKNFIAVLSSNKITQGKGDGTFGVNDKVTLNQLNIFIERLTR, encoded by the coding sequence GTGAAAAAGAGATGGTTACTACCGGTTTTTGCGTCATTTGTAATTTTTTCAGGAATAGGTATGAATGATGCTGAAGCAGCATCAGTTACTGATTTGACGAGTACAGCGAAAGATTATATAGGAGCTCCTTATAAATATGGTGGGAATGATATTAATACAGGTGTAGATTGTTCAGCATATACAAAGTTTATATTTTCTAAGTTAGGTATTTCTTTAGAGCGCACATCTAAAGACCAATATCAGCAAGGTACTTCTGTTTCTAAAGATAGTTTAAAAGCAGGTGACCTCGTATTTTTTAATACTTCAGGCAACGGCATATCTCACGTTGGAATATACATAGAGAATGGTAATTTTATATCAGCTACTCCAAGTTCGGGTGTTAGAATTGATAAATTAAACGATCCTTACTATTGGGGTTCTCGTTATATAGGTGCAAAACGTATTGCAAACTTTACTACAAATGAAATAGCTCAAGCAGAAGTTAAAGGTGAAGAGATAGACTTTTCCATTTATGCCTCACGTGGAGCAGTAGCCATACAGCTTGCTAAAGCTTTAGCATTAGATACAAGTGATACAAACTCAAGTTTCCCTGATGTTAAATCATCTTCTGAACAAGCTGGAGCTATAGTAGCACTAAAAAAACTTGGAATTTTTAATGGAGATAGTAATGGTAAATTTAACCCAAATTCACCGATTACTCGCGGTCAATTAGCAAAGGTTTTAGTTGAAGCATTTGATTTAGAACAACAAGGAGAACCAAAGAATTTTACAGATGTAACGAGTACTCATTGGGCCAAAAATTTTATAGCAGTTCTTTCATCAAATAAGATTACGCAAGGTAAAGGTGATGGCACATTTGGCGTAAACGACAAAGTAACATTAAATCAATTAAATATCTTTATAGAACGATTAACTCGATAA
- a CDS encoding nitrite and sulphite reductase 4Fe-4S domain-containing protein, with translation MSNEDKKIKIAVNGGIEFGAKLNSKQLLTITKYMEDDAQLELTTFQQLYLEIPENKKEEIIEEFNRVNLSCYPVGNFVKSLRTCNFCKGEEEEGMPVAKEINNRIAGKAVPFTLKVAYTGCPVGCGEPMLSDIGIMKIKDHYNLYVGGKAKGKDAEVGSLLQENLTPDELYDKIEKIINVYSQNGKKRETFFKFLKRIGKEELIN, from the coding sequence ATGAGTAATGAAGATAAAAAAATTAAAATTGCCGTTAATGGGGGAATAGAATTTGGGGCAAAACTAAATTCTAAACAACTTTTAACGATCACCAAATATATGGAAGACGACGCACAGCTTGAGTTAACAACCTTCCAACAACTCTATCTAGAAATTCCGGAAAATAAAAAAGAAGAAATAATTGAAGAATTCAACCGTGTTAATTTATCTTGTTATCCAGTTGGCAACTTTGTAAAGAGTTTGAGAACATGTAATTTTTGCAAAGGAGAAGAAGAAGAGGGGATGCCAGTAGCAAAAGAAATAAATAATCGTATAGCAGGAAAAGCTGTACCATTCACTCTTAAAGTTGCATACACAGGTTGCCCTGTTGGTTGCGGTGAACCAATGTTAAGTGATATAGGGATTATGAAAATTAAAGACCATTACAATTTATATGTTGGAGGAAAAGCAAAAGGGAAAGATGCAGAGGTGGGATCTTTGTTGCAAGAGAATCTAACACCAGATGAATTGTACGATAAAATAGAAAAGATTATAAATGTATATTCACAGAATGGAAAAAAACGAGAAACGTTTTTCAAATTTTTAAAACGGATAGGAAAAGAAGAGTTAATAAATTAG
- a CDS encoding heavy metal translocating P-type ATPase yields MSNTLKEASIQITGMTCAACATRIEKGLNKMDGVEQATVNLALEKSSIKYNPAKLSEEDFEKKIEALGYGVVKQKAELDITGMTCAACATRIEKGLNKLSGISSANVNLALEKAMIEFNPSEVSIVDIIAKVEKLGYGAHQKADEQETVDHREKAIKQQQRKFILSAILSLPLLWTMVGHFSFTSFLYVPEFLMNPWIQMVLATPVQFIVGKQFYVGAYKALRNGSANMDVLVVMGTSAAYFYSVYQAIVTIGSHHGPNLYFETSAVLITLILLGKLFEAKAKGRSSEAIKKLMGLQAKTAIVVRDGVEKEVPLEEVIIGDVILVKPGEKIPVDGEVIEGTTAVDESMLTGESLPVDKKQGDQLFGSTINKNGFIKMTATKVGRDTALAQIIKVVEDAQGSKAPIQRLADQISGVFVPIVVGIAIVTFLVWIIWVRPGEFTPALEVLIAVLVIACPCALGLATPTSIMAGSGRAAEFGILFKGGEHLEQTQSIDTVVVDKTGTVTHGKPVLTDVLLDSEQEEARFLSLIGAAEKQSEHPLAEAIVQGIEKRGIALGEVQFFEAIPGYGVQATVSGQGVVIGTRKLMQQYGINIDNILPTMEQLERNGKTAMLAAINGQYAGLVAVADTVKDTSKEAIHRLQNMGITVIMMTGDNERTAQAIGTEVGVNQVIAEVLPEGKADEVKKLQAQGKNVAMVGDGINDAPALATANIGMAIGTGTDVAMEAADITLIRGDLNSIADAILMSRKTMRNIKQNLFWAFAYNTLGIPIAAIGLLAPWVAGAAMAFSSVSVVLNALRLQRVKLDNK; encoded by the coding sequence ATGAGTAATACATTAAAAGAAGCGAGCATTCAGATCACAGGAATGACCTGTGCAGCTTGTGCAACTCGTATAGAAAAAGGTTTAAATAAAATGGATGGTGTGGAACAAGCGACTGTTAATTTAGCGCTTGAAAAATCATCTATTAAGTACAATCCAGCAAAATTAAGTGAAGAAGATTTCGAAAAAAAAATAGAAGCACTTGGTTATGGGGTTGTTAAACAAAAGGCGGAACTTGATATTACAGGTATGACATGTGCAGCTTGTGCAACTCGCATTGAAAAAGGGTTAAATAAGTTAAGTGGTATCTCTTCTGCCAATGTTAACTTAGCCCTGGAAAAAGCAATGATTGAGTTTAATCCATCTGAAGTGTCAATCGTAGACATCATTGCGAAGGTGGAGAAATTGGGCTATGGGGCTCATCAAAAGGCTGATGAACAGGAAACAGTGGACCATCGAGAAAAGGCCATTAAACAGCAACAACGAAAATTTATTTTATCGGCTATTCTTTCTTTACCGCTGCTTTGGACGATGGTTGGACATTTTTCCTTTACATCATTTTTATATGTCCCAGAATTTCTAATGAATCCGTGGATCCAAATGGTATTGGCTACTCCTGTGCAATTTATTGTTGGTAAGCAATTCTATGTAGGGGCATATAAAGCTTTACGTAATGGTAGTGCTAATATGGACGTACTTGTGGTCATGGGGACATCAGCAGCTTATTTCTATAGTGTTTATCAAGCGATTGTGACGATAGGGTCGCATCATGGTCCAAATCTTTATTTTGAAACGAGTGCTGTATTAATTACATTAATATTATTAGGTAAATTATTTGAAGCCAAAGCAAAAGGACGCTCATCTGAAGCCATAAAAAAACTAATGGGACTTCAAGCTAAAACCGCTATTGTTGTACGTGACGGTGTAGAAAAAGAGGTTCCTTTAGAAGAAGTTATCATTGGCGATGTTATTCTAGTGAAACCAGGTGAAAAGATACCTGTAGATGGTGAGGTAATAGAGGGAACAACAGCTGTTGATGAATCAATGCTTACAGGTGAAAGTTTACCAGTTGATAAAAAGCAAGGCGATCAATTATTTGGATCGACGATTAATAAAAATGGATTTATTAAAATGACAGCGACAAAGGTTGGTCGTGACACAGCGTTAGCACAAATCATTAAAGTGGTTGAGGATGCTCAAGGATCAAAAGCACCAATTCAACGCTTAGCAGATCAAATTTCGGGGGTTTTTGTACCAATTGTTGTTGGCATTGCAATTGTCACATTTTTAGTTTGGATCATTTGGGTTCGCCCAGGAGAATTTACACCAGCTTTAGAGGTCTTAATTGCAGTACTTGTAATCGCTTGCCCTTGTGCGCTTGGGTTAGCAACGCCAACCTCCATAATGGCAGGTTCAGGTCGTGCAGCTGAATTTGGTATTTTATTTAAAGGTGGAGAACATTTAGAACAAACACAAAGTATTGATACAGTGGTTGTAGATAAAACAGGTACAGTAACACATGGTAAGCCTGTTCTTACAGACGTTCTTTTAGATTCAGAGCAGGAGGAAGCTCGTTTTTTATCATTAATTGGGGCTGCTGAAAAACAGTCAGAGCATCCGTTAGCAGAAGCTATAGTACAGGGCATAGAAAAACGTGGCATAGCATTAGGAGAAGTTCAATTTTTTGAGGCTATTCCAGGTTATGGTGTGCAGGCAACTGTGTCAGGTCAAGGAGTTGTCATTGGTACACGAAAATTAATGCAACAATACGGAATCAATATTGATAATATTTTACCAACAATGGAGCAGTTAGAGCGAAACGGTAAAACAGCAATGCTTGCTGCCATTAATGGTCAGTATGCAGGCTTAGTAGCTGTTGCTGATACAGTTAAAGATACGTCAAAAGAGGCAATCCACCGACTACAGAATATGGGCATTACAGTCATTATGATGACTGGTGATAATGAACGTACAGCTCAAGCGATAGGAACAGAAGTAGGCGTGAATCAAGTTATCGCTGAAGTATTGCCTGAAGGTAAAGCAGACGAGGTGAAAAAGCTACAAGCACAAGGGAAAAATGTAGCGATGGTGGGAGATGGTATTAATGATGCTCCGGCATTGGCCACAGCAAATATCGGTATGGCCATTGGTACAGGAACGGATGTTGCCATGGAAGCTGCTGATATTACGTTAATTCGTGGCGATTTAAATAGTATTGCAGATGCTATTTTAATGAGTCGAAAAACAATGCGGAATATTAAGCAAAACCTATTTTGGGCATTTGCCTACAATACTTTGGGTATTCCTATTGCTGCAATAGGTCTACTTGCTCCATGGGTAGCAGGTGCGGCGATGGCATTTAGTTCTGTATCTGTAGTTTTAAATGCATTACGCTTACAAAGAGTAAAATTAGATAATAAATAA
- the copZ gene encoding copper chaperone CopZ, with translation MENRILKVTGMSCGHCVNTVEKSLGKLEGVDQVNVNLKDAQVEVSFNESQVSLEKIKETIEEQGYEVK, from the coding sequence ATGGAAAATAGAATCTTAAAGGTAACTGGAATGTCATGTGGTCATTGTGTAAATACTGTTGAAAAAAGTTTAGGGAAATTAGAAGGTGTTGATCAAGTAAACGTGAATTTAAAAGATGCACAAGTTGAAGTATCGTTTAATGAATCCCAAGTATCGCTTGAGAAAATTAAGGAAACAATAGAAGAACAGGGATATGAGGTAAAATAA
- a CDS encoding four-helix bundle copper-binding protein: MKMSYEECIKACLECMKECNKCYHECLEEDDVKMLAECIRTLRECADICAFSAKSMQSGSPFVKQICQLCAEICQACGDVCKKHEHHKHCQECAETCYRCAEVCKKMAV; the protein is encoded by the coding sequence TTGAAAATGAGCTATGAAGAATGTATTAAAGCTTGTCTAGAGTGTATGAAGGAATGTAATAAATGTTATCATGAATGTCTAGAAGAAGATGATGTTAAAATGTTAGCGGAGTGCATTCGTACCCTTAGAGAATGTGCCGATATTTGTGCATTTTCTGCTAAATCGATGCAGTCTGGTAGTCCATTCGTAAAGCAAATTTGTCAATTATGTGCTGAGATTTGTCAGGCATGTGGTGATGTTTGTAAAAAACATGAACATCATAAACATTGCCAAGAATGTGCAGAAACATGTTACCGATGCGCTGAAGTATGTAAAAAAATGGCTGTGTAG
- the merR gene encoding Hg(II)-responsive transcriptional regulator: MIYRISEFADKCGVNKETIRYYERKNLLQEPHRTEAGYRIYSYDDVKRVGFIKRIQELGFSLSEIYKLLGVVDKDEVRCQDMFEFVSKKQKEVQKQIEDLKRIETMLDDLKQRCPDEKQLHSCPIIETLT; encoded by the coding sequence ATGATTTATCGCATTAGTGAGTTTGCAGATAAATGTGGAGTTAATAAAGAAACGATCAGATATTACGAGCGAAAAAATTTATTACAAGAACCTCACCGAACGGAAGCTGGTTATCGGATATATTCATATGATGACGTTAAGCGTGTTGGGTTTATTAAACGAATACAGGAACTTGGTTTTTCTTTAAGCGAGATTTATAAATTACTTGGTGTTGTAGATAAAGATGAAGTTCGTTGTCAAGATATGTTCGAATTTGTTTCTAAAAAACAAAAGGAAGTGCAAAAACAAATAGAGGATTTAAAACGAATTGAAACTATGTTAGACGACTTAAAACAACGATGTCCAGATGAAAAGCAATTACATTCGTGTCCAATAATAGAAACATTAACATGA